The nucleotide sequence TATGGCACTGCCTACTCCTAAAAATAAAATACTGTTATTTTTATTCCTTTTAAACTGATATATTCCAAGTAAAATAATTATAGTAGAAAATAATACTGTATGTCCAAATATTCGGCTATTGTGAAATGTACTTCTAAATAATACTGCTCCCACTGGTTTATCTATAAGATCCGGTAATATCGCACCTATAAGCACAAATCTATAATCAATATCAGTATATTTACCTATCTTCTCTCCAATTTTTACAGCACCAGTTGTAAGTCCCAAATGCCCAAAAAATATCACTTGATCCATCCCCTTTCAAATACTATTTAATATTATATACTACTATTTTCAGTTATCACACTAAAAAATCTATAGTCAAACAATTAGCTAAAAAATAAAAGATATTCTGGTAAAATAATTTTCATACCAAAATATCCTTAAATATAGTAAATTAAATATATCAATAATCACCTCTTCCCTGATTATTAACCTTAACACTTACATTAACCTTAATGTTAGAATTTGTTATAACATTATTCCAATCTATGCCTTTTTTTCTTCCGTACTTAGCTGCGGCAACTCTTCCAAGCTCTAAAATATCAGTTTTATACTTATCTCTTATTTTGTATATAGTTTCATTGCATATTTTTTGCGCCATACTGGCGATATCACTCTC is from Clostridium fermenticellae and encodes:
- a CDS encoding metal-dependent hydrolase; the encoded protein is MIFFGHLGLTTGAVKIGEKIGKYTDIDYRFVLIGAILPDLIDKPVGAVLFRSTFHNSRIFGHTVLFSTIIILLGIYQFKRNKNNSILFLGVGSAIHLILDSMWIYPHTLFWPYFGLRFPTRPEGQWVRSDLVRLVSDPKYYLSEFTGFIIIAHYFIRLIKNKNLKAFLKDGRL